The following coding sequences lie in one Oncorhynchus keta strain PuntledgeMale-10-30-2019 unplaced genomic scaffold, Oket_V2 Un_scaffold_7924_pilon_pilon, whole genome shotgun sequence genomic window:
- the LOC127929550 gene encoding keratin-associated protein 4-6-like: protein MYYEACCTKEAAIKTSYRGSYTKEACCTKEACCTKEACCTKEVCCTKEACCTKEACCTKEACCTKEACCTKEACCTKEACCTKEACCTKEACCTKEACCTKEVCCTKEACCTKEACCTKEACCTKEACCTKEACCTKEVCCTKEVCCTKEACCTKEVCCTKEACCTKEACCTKEACCTKEACCTKEACCTHKEACCTKEACCTKEACCTKEVCCTKEACCTKEAC from the coding sequence GAGGCAGCTATACTAAGGAGGCCTGCTGTACTAAGGAGGCCTGCTGTACTAAGGAGGCCTGCTGTACTAAGGAGGTCTGCTGTACTAAGGAGGCCTGCTGTACTAAGGAGGCCTGCTGTACTAAGGAGGCCTGCTGTACTAAGGAGGCCTGCTGTACTAAGGAGGCCTGCTGTACTAAGGAGGCCTGCTGTACTAAGGAGGCCTGCTGTACTAAGGAGGCCTGCTGTACTAAGGAGGCCTGCTGTACTAAGGAGGTCTGCTGTACTAAGGAGGCCTGCTGTACTAAGGAGGCCTGCTGTACTAAGGAGGCCTGCTGTACTAAGGAGGCCTGCTGTACTAAGGAGGCCTGCTGTACTAAGGAGGTCTGCTGTACTAAGGAGGTCTGCTGTACTAAGGAGGCCTGCTGTACTAAGGAGGTCTGCTGTACTAAGGAGGCCTGCTGTACTAAGGAGGCCTGCTGTACTAAGGAGGCCTGCTGTACTAAGGAGGCCTGCTGTACTAAGGAGGCCTGCTGTACACATAAGGAGGCCTGCTGTACTAAGGAGGCCTGCTGTACTAAGGAGGCCTGCTGTACTAAGGAGGTCTGCTGTACTAAGGAGGCCTGCTGTACTAAGGAGGCCTGCTGA